CACCGGCGCCGTCCGAGCGCACGATGTGATCCGGATGCTCTCCCGCGACGGCCACCCCACCCCACTCGGCGAGGCCATCGCGCACTACGGGCGCATCCACAAGACCCTCCACGTGCTGCACCTGGTCGACGACACCGGCTATCGCCGCGACATCAAAGCCCAGGCCAACCTCCAGGAAGGCCGCCACGCCCTGGCCCGGCGGATCTTCCACGGCCAGCGCGGCGGCCGCTACTCGTTCCTGGCCCCTGAACTCGCGGGCGGGCTGCGCCCACTGCGCGACCCGTCGGGCCCCGACGAGGTTGAGATCGATTAGAAGCCCGTACGGGTGTGCCCCTGCCAGAAGGCGCGGGCACACCCGTACGGAAATTAGGCGATCTCTCGTGGATCTGTTCGACGATCAGTCCCACGGAGGAGCTTCGGCTAGCCGGATCGTTTCACTGGGGGTGGGGTCCTCGCGCGTTCACGCGGCGTGGGCGGTGGCAGCGGACTTCTCCCGCCAGGGTGCCAGGTCGTCGTGCAGCTGGTCGATCTTGACGTGCAGCCGTTCGATGGCGTCCCGTCCCAGGGGCAGGTGCGTGGGCAGCTTGTCCTGGCTGGTGACCTCGTAGATCAGGGCCGCGCCCTTGATCGGGTCGCCGAGCTGGGTGTGGTTGGCCTCGCCGACCCAGTCCAGGGTGGTGTGCGCGGGGGTGCCGTCGTAGGCGGCGATGCGATTCGCCGGCAGAGACAGCGAGGTCTGGTCGAGGAAGTCGGTGCGGAACACGCCGGGCTCGACCACCATGCTCTGCACCCCGAACGGAGCCATCTCCACCGACAGGGCCTCGCTGATACCCGCAACGGCGAACTTCGACGCGCTGTACATGCTCACGCCGGGCTCGCCCTCGTAGCCGGAGCGGGAACCGATGTGCACCAGCTTGCCGCTGCCCTGGGCCCGCATGACCGGCAGCACCGCGCGGGTGACGTTGATCAGACCGAAGACGTTGAGGTCGAACAGCGACCGGGCCTCGGCGTCGGTGATCTCCTCCAGTGCGCCGAGCAGGCCTCGGCCTGCGTTGTTCACCAGCACGTCGATGCCACCGAAACGGTCGACCACGGACTGCACCGCGGCCGGGATGTCCTCGGTGCGGGTCACATCCAGCGCGACGGCGAACACGCGCTCGGAGTTTCGAAGATCGTCCGGGATGCGGTCCGGGTTGCGTACCGCGACCGCGACGTTGTCGCCGCCGGCCAGCGCCGTGCGAGCGATTTCCGCGCCGAAGCCGCGGGCGGCGCCGGTGATGAACCAAGTCGACATGACAGTCCTTTCTGGATTTCCGTGTGAGCTGTTTTCGCCGCTCACCTCTGTCACTCAACCAACCGATGGCCAGGAAATGGGGGCCGAAGAAGGCCTTGGTTATCGGGGGACAGACAGGGCCACCCTCGGTGCTCACACAGCAAAGGGCCCGCTCCGTCTGGGGGGAGCGGGCCCTGGTGGGGTGTCAGTGGGTTTCGATCGGGATGTCGGGCCGTTCTTGGTCGTGCCAGTGGGCCAGCAGCCGCAACGAGGTTTCCGAGGCCGAGCCCGGTTGCGTGGTGTAGACGAACAGGATCTGATCCGCATCGCCGGCGGGATGCAGGGCCTGGTATTCGACGGTGAGGTCACCGACCAGCGGGTGGCGGTAGGCCTTCGTTCCAGTCGTGCGTTGGTGCACCTTATGGTCCGACCACCACCTGCGGAACTCCTCGGAGTGGATCGACAGCTCTCCGATCAGGGCGGACAGCTGCGGGTCGTCCGGGTAACGTCCGGCGTCCAGCCGGAGCATCGCCACCGTGTCCGCCGCGACGGTCGCCCAGTCGGCGTAGAGCTCGCGGGCGTGCGGGTCGAAGAATACAAACCGGGCCTGGTTGCGTTGCGGTGCGGGCAGCGCGCGGAACTCGGTGATCAACGCGCCGGCCAGCCGATTGTGCGCCAGCACGTCCAGCCGCCGGCCCAGCACGAAAGCCGGGCAGTACACCTCATCCAGCGTCTCGATCAGCCGCAGGGTTGCGGGGTCCACCCGCTGCGGGCGGGCGCGGCGTTTGCGCTTCGCGGGTTCAGGACGGGCGAGGTTGAACAGGTGCTGACGCTCGGCCTCGTCAAGCCGCAGCGCCACCGCCAGCGCATCCAGCACCTCGGCTGAGGCACTGCGGCTGCGGCCCTGCTCCAGCCGCGTGTAGTAGTCCACGCTGACCCCTGCCAGCCGCGCCAGCTCCTCCCGCCGCAGACCCGGCACACGGCGGCGTGCGGATTCCGGCTCCAGACCGACCTGGTCCGGGCTCACCCGCGCGCGGCAGGTGCTCAGGAACTCCGCGAGCTCCGAGCTGTCCATAGCGTTCATACCAACCCAGTCTGCCCGTCCGCGTCCTGGGCACGCGCGGCGAAGGTGGCCCTTCTTGTCCCCCGATACGCACGGCCCTGTTCGGGCCACCCTGGGGGCTTGCCGGCTGGTTGTGTTGGTGCCGCAGACCTGGCCCCGACTTCGAACGGACAAGCAAACATGTCAGCAGTCATCACCACCAGCCCGCTAGCCGGCCGTGTCGCTCTCGTCACCGGAGCCTCCAGCGGCATCGGGGAAGCCACCGCGGAACGGCTGGCCGCGTTGGGCGCCAAGGTCGCCGTGGCCGCCCGCCGCAAGGACAACCTCGACGCCCTCGTGGCCCGCATCGCCGCTGCGGGCGGCACCGCGCTGGCCGTCCCGCTCGACGTCACTGACCGGGATGCTGTCACCGCCGCCGCTGAGCAGATCACCGACCAGCTCGGCCGAGTGGACTTGGTGTTCAACAACGCCGGCGTCCAGCTGATCTCCCCGATCGAGGACCTGCAGGTCGACGACTGGCAACGCCAGATCGACCTCAACATCACCGGCGTCATGAACGTCATCGGCGCATTCGTGCCCCACCTCACCGACGCCGCCGTGGCGGGCGGCTCCGCTGACCTGATCACCACGTCCTCGATTGCGGCAACCCGGGTCCTGGAAAAATTCTCGATCTACTCCGGCACCAAGGCCTACATCAGCCAGCTCACCCGGCTACTCCGCGTCGAGCTGGGCCGCAAGATGGTACGGGTGGCCACGATCGAACCGGGCATGGTCGACACCGAGTTGCCCGACCACGTCACCGACCCCGACGCCAGCAAGCTGATGGCCGACCTGATCCACGATATCGACGTCCTCAGCCCGGCCGACGTCGCCCAAACCGTCGCATTCATCGCCTCAATGCCCCGACACGTCAACCTCACCGAGATCACCATCCTGCCCACCGCCCAGGCTGTCTGAGCAGCTCAGCAAAATTGGGCAAGATGGATCCTCTTCACCGGCGGCTGTCGCCGGGTGCCAGCAGGCCGGTGATCTCGGCCAGCGCTTGGTCGGAGGGTTTGAAGTAGCTGCGGACGTTCTCCGGCTTCTTGTGCCGGGACTTCGCCATCAACAGCAACAACGACGCACCGGCCTCGCCAAGGTGGGTCAGCGCGGAATGCCGAAACTCGTGCAGGTCCCACCCGGTGCCCGGGCCCCGGTGCGCGGTGTGGGCGTCGAGCAGGGCCCGGGCCTGACCGGGCGACCCCGGTATCCGGGCAGGTGTCGCGGGGACCGAGGACCTTGCCGGGGCCGGGACGCCGGTGAGTGGTGAACACCGGGCCCCTGCAGCGGCCCTTGAGCAGCCGAGGCAGCAGCCGGGCGGTGCGAGCGTCCCAGTAGACGGTCTCCAGCACCACGTCGTCGCGGGTCTGCCCGCGACGACGGGTCTTCGCCCACGCGCCCTTGGCCTACACCGCCGCGCGACGCCCCGCGAGATCGAGGTCCTCGACGTTGAGCCCGAGGATCTCCTCAGCGCGGCCGGCGGTTTCATAGAGCATCCGGTAGAATGTCTTCTCCCGGAGCGCGACCTCGCGACGCGTTACCAGCCGGTCGATCGCCAGCCGGGACCGCACCGGAGTCTCGGAGTCCGGGGACGCAAGGCGCTTGCACCACCCTGGCACGGCCGGGGCCTCGTGCCGTTCCCAGCACCAGGACAACCACGAACCCACCGCCGCACGGCGCGCGTTCCAAGTACCCACCGCCGCCTGACCCACAGCGATTCCAGGGCCTCGCCGACCTCGTCGTCGGTCACCGTCGCCAGCGGCCGGTCCTCGCCGAGCTTCGCAGCGGTCTTGCCGACCGCCGTGGCGTAGCCGCGGCGCGTGTTCGGGTTCGCCAGCGAATCGAGGAACACCTCGGCCGCCCGGCCGACGGTCAACGCCGAGGGGTTCGTCGGCGGCGCGACGACGGTGGACACTCGCGTTCTCGCTTGCCACAGATAACAGGGTCGCTTCACACCAGGACCAACGCAGGCTTAGCGCACGATCCGCCACGGATGTTTCCTCAACTCCTGGAATGTACCCACCAACGCAGTCACGCTGTGTGACAGTGCCTTTCGTCTGCATGGTGTCTTTTGTCGCCCGGTCGGTCAGCGGCGAGGCATGTCACCACCCCAATGTCACCTGATCGAGACCGAGCATCACACGAACGTGGCGAGCCTTGTTGGGTGAGCGAGCGGCTCCTACGGTGGGAGATGCGGTTGAGCAGCCGCCACGGCGTACCCCTTGCGTTGAGCGCAGCGGCGAGTTCCCGGGCCCGTGGCCAACCGAACCGTCGATACGCAACCAGGGGAGGTAGCGTGATCGTCTCCAGATCAGGCATGCCACCGGCCGCGTGGACCGATCATGGCCACGCGATCGTCACACCATGCACCGCTGACGATCCCGTCGCCACGCACGCGACCAGCGTTTCCGCGCTGCGGCTAGCCGTGGAATGGCCCGCCGCGGGGGTCGTGGTGGTGCGCATCGGGGGTGAGATCGACCTGTCCACGGTGCCCAGGCTCACCGAGGTGATCCGCCAGCGCCTGACCGCCGCGGCGTTGAACACCGTGATCCTGGACCTCTCCGGGGTGTCCTTCGCCAGCAGCGCCGCCATTGAACTGCTGCTGCACTCCCAGCGCCGGGCCGATCATCGGGGCGTCCAGCTTTTCGTCGTGCCCGGCGGTGGCGCGATTCTGCGGCTGCTGACGATCACCGGGCTGCGCGAACGGTTCGTGTGCCGGGAAACCGCGGCCCAAGCGGTGGCCGACGCAGGCGTGTGAGTCCGCGACCGGCACGGTTGCCCGAGCATGGCAAGGCGCCGGTCTGGGGCGCGACCGTCCGGAAGGGATTCCCAGACCGCGCAGTCCAGACCGGATCCGCGCAGTCCTGACCGGAACACACCGCGGCCTTTTCCCGGGTTCGACGGAAAGCCGGGAACGGCGGCGCCGCTGGATGGCAGGATTGTCGCCGTGAGCACCTACATCGCGTTGCTGCGTGCGGTCAACGTCGCCGGGCAGAGCCGGATCGCGATGGCAGACCTGCGTACCCTCGTGATCGCCGCCGGGCACGGCGAGGTCGCCACCTACCTGCAAAGCGGCAACGTGGTCTTCACCTCCGATCTGACCGACGCCGAGGCGGTGGCCGCCGGCCTGCGGCAGCGACTGGCCGCCGAACTCGGCGTGGACACCGCGGTCATGGTGCGCACAGGCACCGAGATCACCGGCATCGCCGCGCACAACCCGTTCCTGGACCGGCAAAGCGATCACGCCAAACTGCACGTGGCGTTCCTGGCCGCCGAACCCGACGCCCGGCGCGCCGCGCAACTGAGGGTGCCCGCCGGCGCACCCGAAGAACTCCACCTGGATGGGCGGCAGCTGTATCTGCACTACCCGCACGGCGCGGGCCGCTCCAAAGTCACCGCCGCCTACCTGGAAAAACAGCTCGGCGTCAGACTCACCGCCCGGAACTGGAAAACCGTTACCGCGCTGGCCGGCCTGGCCCAGCAACGCTCATGAGCGCCACGGCCGCCCCGAAGCCCGCACTGCCTGGTTCGGGCGAGAAGACGTCACGCGGCCCGCGGATCGGAACTGATCTGCGCGAGGTTGCGCAGATCCTGCAACGCCACCCGTATCGGGCCAGCGCCACCCCGGTCAGCCGCCGCCGCTGCGCGAACAGGTCCTCCCGCAACGAGATCTTGGCCAGCAACTCCCAGTGTGACTCCGAGGGCAGCTCGACGATCTGCTCCTGCAACCAGTCCATCCCCAAACCCACGTCCAGCGCCGAATACACCGCCGCTACGAACCCCACGTCGCGGCGGTCGGCGGCGATCTCTACCACGTCCAGCGATGCCGCCAGCGGCCCCAGCGCGGCGATCCGGCCCGCCAGCACTCCCGGCACCCCGTATCCGGTCAGCTCGGCGGTGCGGCGCTGCACCATCTCGGCCAGCGCCGCGGGCAGCACCGGCGCCAGCTGCCGGATCTGCCGTCGGAAATGTTCGACCTCACCGGCGATGTCCACCGGTGGCCGCCGGTTACGCAGGAACCACAACGTGCCCAGCTGGCAGAACCGCTGCAAGTCGTGGAACATCTCGGTGCGCACTCCCGGCGGACAGGCCGTCGCCAGCGAGTCCACTTCGGACCACAGGGCGTTGAGTCCGAAGATGTCGCGCACCGCAAGGTACGCGCGTACCGCATCGGGCGTGCTGACGCCGGTGGTCTCCTCCAGCCGGGAGAAGAACCCGGTCCCGACGTGGTCGGCCAGGTCGTTGCTCAACACGGTGGTCAGGATCTGCCGCCGCAGTGGGTGCCGGGCCATCGTCGGCCCGAGCCGCTGCCGCAACCCTGGCGGCACGTACCGCAGCAGCTCGCCGGCCAGATACGGTTCGTCGGGCACCGGCGAATCCGAAAGCTCCCGCGCGAGGCTGTTTTTGGCGTGCGCTAGCAGCACCGCAATCTCCGGTCGCGCCAGCCCCAGCCCCAGCCCCGCCTTGCGCCGTGCGGCAAGCGCCTCCTCATCGAGTAGGCACTCTAGTTCGCGGTCGAGGTTGTCGCGCTGTTCGAAGCTGCGGATGCTCTGCGCGTGCTGGTCCAGGAACACCGGAGCGTCCGACTCCACCACCCCCAGCACCCGCGACTGCAAGCGGCTGTCGGTGAGCACCGCGGTGGCTACCTCGTCCTGCACCGCCGCCAGCGGGCCGTCGCGGATCGCCGCATCCAGCAGGATCTTCAGGTTCACCTC
The sequence above is a segment of the Saccharopolyspora phatthalungensis genome. Coding sequences within it:
- a CDS encoding DUF1697 domain-containing protein, which produces MSTYIALLRAVNVAGQSRIAMADLRTLVIAAGHGEVATYLQSGNVVFTSDLTDAEAVAAGLRQRLAAELGVDTAVMVRTGTEITGIAAHNPFLDRQSDHAKLHVAFLAAEPDARRAAQLRVPAGAPEELHLDGRQLYLHYPHGAGRSKVTAAYLEKQLGVRLTARNWKTVTALAGLAQQRS
- a CDS encoding NAD-glutamate dehydrogenase domain-containing protein — encoded protein: MRALLAYFALLRAPVDVLCNGGVGTFVKASSQTHPEAADPANDAIRVDADQVRARVVVEGGDLGFTQRARVEYALAGGRMNTDFIDTSDREVNLKILLDAAIRDGPLAAVQDEVATAVLTDSRLQSRVLGVVESDAPVFLDQHAQSIRSFEQRDNLDRELECLLDEEALAARRKAGLGLGLARPEIAVLLAHAKNSLARELSDSPVPDEPYLAGELLRYVPPGLRQRLGPTMARHPLRRQILTTVLSNDLADHVGTGFFSRLEETTGVSTPDAVRAYLAVRDIFGLNALWSEVDSLATACPPGVRTEMFHDLQRFCQLGTLWFLRNRRPPVDIAGEVEHFRRQIRQLAPVLPAALAEMVQRRTAELTGYGVPGVLAGRIAALGPLAASLDVVEIAADRRDVGFVAAVYSALDVGLGMDWLQEQIVELPSESHWELLAKISLREDLFAQRRRLTGVALARYGWRCRICATSRRSVPIRGPRDVFSPEPGSAGFGAAVALMSVAGPGRPAR
- a CDS encoding STAS domain-containing protein yields the protein MIVSRSGMPPAAWTDHGHAIVTPCTADDPVATHATSVSALRLAVEWPAAGVVVVRIGGEIDLSTVPRLTEVIRQRLTAAALNTVILDLSGVSFASSAAIELLLHSQRRADHRGVQLFVVPGGGAILRLLTITGLRERFVCRETAAQAVADAGV
- a CDS encoding SDR family oxidoreductase; the encoded protein is MSAVITTSPLAGRVALVTGASSGIGEATAERLAALGAKVAVAARRKDNLDALVARIAAAGGTALAVPLDVTDRDAVTAAAEQITDQLGRVDLVFNNAGVQLISPIEDLQVDDWQRQIDLNITGVMNVIGAFVPHLTDAAVAGGSADLITTSSIAATRVLEKFSIYSGTKAYISQLTRLLRVELGRKMVRVATIEPGMVDTELPDHVTDPDASKLMADLIHDIDVLSPADVAQTVAFIASMPRHVNLTEITILPTAQAV
- a CDS encoding SDR family oxidoreductase; this translates as MSTWFITGAARGFGAEIARTALAGGDNVAVAVRNPDRIPDDLRNSERVFAVALDVTRTEDIPAAVQSVVDRFGGIDVLVNNAGRGLLGALEEITDAEARSLFDLNVFGLINVTRAVLPVMRAQGSGKLVHIGSRSGYEGEPGVSMYSASKFAVAGISEALSVEMAPFGVQSMVVEPGVFRTDFLDQTSLSLPANRIAAYDGTPAHTTLDWVGEANHTQLGDPIKGAALIYEVTSQDKLPTHLPLGRDAIERLHVKIDQLHDDLAPWREKSAATAHAA
- a CDS encoding helix-turn-helix transcriptional regulator, which gives rise to MDSSELAEFLSTCRARVSPDQVGLEPESARRRVPGLRREELARLAGVSVDYYTRLEQGRSRSASAEVLDALAVALRLDEAERQHLFNLARPEPAKRKRRARPQRVDPATLRLIETLDEVYCPAFVLGRRLDVLAHNRLAGALITEFRALPAPQRNQARFVFFDPHARELYADWATVAADTVAMLRLDAGRYPDDPQLSALIGELSIHSEEFRRWWSDHKVHQRTTGTKAYRHPLVGDLTVEYQALHPAGDADQILFVYTTQPGSASETSLRLLAHWHDQERPDIPIETH